One region of Flavobacterium sp. KACC 22763 genomic DNA includes:
- the porQ gene encoding type IX secretion system protein PorQ, producing the protein MLKKVVLFFVFLICSYSFGQVGGRYTYQFLSLTTSPRQAALGGDIITIYDEDVNQAMSNPALINADMDNHLALNYGSYYGEASYGTASYAYTYDRHVQTFYAGVTYVNYGTFEGYDENGQATSNFTGSEGALSLGYAYNVPYTDFYIGATAKLITSSLESYNSIGGAVDLGFLYVNEMNDLNFALVFRNMGTQFTTYSGIKENLPFEIVAGISQELEHVPIRWHLSLENLQQWNISFSNPNRGETNIDGSTSQEKVSFVNNALRHVAFGVELFPKKAFNFRVGYNFRRGEELRVEEQRNFSGVSLGFGLRMNKLKFNYSYSRYTLAANTNLFGLTLNFQ; encoded by the coding sequence ATGCTTAAAAAAGTTGTTTTATTTTTTGTATTCTTAATTTGTTCGTATTCTTTCGGACAAGTAGGAGGGCGCTACACCTATCAATTTTTAAGTCTCACCACTTCACCAAGACAGGCCGCATTAGGGGGAGATATAATTACGATATATGACGAAGACGTTAATCAGGCCATGTCGAATCCCGCTTTAATAAACGCGGACATGGACAATCATTTGGCGTTAAATTACGGAAGTTATTACGGCGAGGCTTCTTATGGTACCGCATCTTATGCGTATACTTACGATAGACATGTTCAGACTTTTTATGCCGGAGTAACTTATGTAAATTATGGCACTTTTGAAGGTTATGACGAGAATGGTCAGGCAACTTCTAATTTTACAGGAAGTGAAGGTGCATTATCGCTTGGGTATGCCTACAATGTTCCTTACACCGATTTTTACATTGGAGCAACTGCTAAACTGATAACATCGTCTCTTGAAAGTTATAATTCAATTGGTGGCGCTGTTGACTTGGGTTTCTTGTATGTAAATGAAATGAATGATTTGAACTTTGCTCTTGTGTTTAGAAATATGGGAACACAGTTTACAACTTATTCAGGAATTAAAGAAAATCTTCCGTTTGAAATCGTTGCTGGTATTTCACAAGAATTGGAGCATGTACCAATTCGCTGGCATCTTTCGTTAGAAAACCTTCAGCAATGGAATATCTCTTTTTCTAATCCCAATCGCGGAGAAACCAACATTGATGGATCTACAAGCCAAGAAAAGGTTTCTTTTGTAAACAATGCTTTGAGGCACGTTGCTTTTGGTGTGGAACTTTTTCCTAAAAAAGCATTTAATTTTCGTGTAGGCTATAATTTTAGAAGAGGAGAAGAGTTGCGAGTAGAGGAACAGCGTAATTTTTCGGGTGTCTCATTAGGTTTTGGTTTAAGAATGAATAAGTTAAAGTTTAATTATTCATATTCAAGATATACATTGGCGGCTAATACAAACCTTTTTGGTTTAACATTAAATTTTCAATAA
- a CDS encoding head GIN domain-containing protein — protein sequence MKKSILLFALAAFFTNSIVSAQNKVQGNGKVVTETRSTGDYDGIKIAGSFDVDLVSGKEGKITLKGEENLLAVIKVEVEDNSLKIYVEKGTQIRTSAGKIQVTVPFEKISELSLAGSGDIKSKDVIKNDNLAVKLSGSGNFNLPVDTNNLELHVSGSGNINLKGTADKLTTKLSGSGDIDASSLKSKVVEANVSGSGNSKVTCAESITARVAGSGNIKYIGNPEKRDVKVSGSGTITKG from the coding sequence ATGAAAAAGTCAATTTTACTATTCGCGCTAGCTGCATTTTTTACAAATAGCATAGTTAGTGCACAAAACAAAGTACAAGGTAATGGAAAAGTAGTTACCGAAACAAGATCTACTGGAGATTACGACGGCATTAAAATAGCAGGTTCTTTTGATGTGGATTTAGTGTCTGGAAAAGAGGGAAAAATTACCCTTAAAGGAGAAGAAAATTTATTGGCTGTTATCAAAGTTGAAGTTGAAGATAATTCACTAAAAATTTATGTGGAAAAAGGAACTCAAATACGTACAAGTGCAGGTAAAATTCAAGTTACAGTTCCTTTTGAGAAAATTTCAGAATTAAGTTTAGCTGGTTCAGGAGATATTAAGTCAAAAGATGTAATTAAAAATGATAATCTTGCAGTAAAATTGTCTGGTTCAGGAAATTTTAATCTGCCAGTTGACACAAATAACTTAGAATTACATGTAAGCGGATCTGGAAATATTAATTTGAAAGGAACTGCAGACAAACTTACAACCAAACTTTCTGGTTCTGGTGACATTGACGCTTCGAGCTTAAAATCTAAAGTTGTAGAAGCAAATGTTTCTGGATCAGGAAATAGTAAAGTAACTTGTGCCGAAAGCATAACCGCTAGAGTTGCAGGTTCTGGAAATATAAAATATATAGGAAATCCAGAAAAAAGAGATGTAAAAGTTTCTGGATCTGGAACTATTACAAAAGGTTAA
- the lon gene encoding endopeptidase La, which translates to MSNHKILTIDNLSLQEFDSEAELIPLLTPEDEEEMNNEELPVSLPILPLRNTVLFPGVVIPISAGRDKSIKLINDANAGGKIIGVVSQINEEDEDPSKDDIHKVGTVARILRVLKMPDGNVTIILQGKKRFEIDEVVAEEPYMTATIKEVAEDRPDENDTEFTAILDSVKELAIQIIKESPNIPSEATFAIKNIESQSFLINFVSSNMNLSVKEKQGLLSINGLKERALETLRYMNVELQKLELKNDIQSKVRFDLDQQQREYFLHQQMKTIQEELGGVSQEEEMDEMGQKAKTKKWDEKTQKHFEKELSKMRRMNPQSPDFGIQRNYLELFLELPWGEYSKDKFDLKHAQKVLDKDHFGLDEVKKRMIEHLAVLKLRNDMKSPIICLTGPPGVGKTSIGRSVAEALGREYVRISLGGLRDEAEIRGHRKTYIGAMPGRIIQSLKKAGTSNPVFILDEIDKLSNGNSGDPSSALLEVLDPEQNNAFYDNFLEMGYDLSKVMFIATSNNMSAIQPALRDRMEVIKMSGYTIEEKVEIAKRHLFTKQLEAHGLTAKDLTIGKKQLEKIIEGYTRESGVRNLETKIAQVIRNAAKSVAMEEEYNKKVTDEDVVAILGVPRLERDKYENNDVAGVVTGLAWTSVGGDILFIESLISEGKGSLTITGNLGTVMKESATIALEYIKANAKKLGISTELFQKYNIHLHVPEGATPKDGPSAGIAMLTSLVSLLTQRKVKKSLAMTGEITLRGKVLPVGGIKEKILAAKRAGIKEIILCHENKSDIDEIKAEYLEGLSFHYVKEMSEVLAIALTDQKVKNAKDLK; encoded by the coding sequence ATGTCAAACCATAAAATACTTACTATTGACAATCTGTCACTTCAAGAATTTGACTCAGAGGCAGAATTAATTCCATTGTTGACGCCAGAAGACGAGGAGGAAATGAATAATGAAGAACTTCCTGTTTCACTTCCAATTCTACCTTTACGTAATACTGTATTGTTTCCAGGAGTTGTTATTCCAATTTCTGCTGGAAGAGATAAGTCTATCAAACTAATTAATGATGCTAATGCTGGTGGTAAAATCATTGGAGTTGTATCTCAAATTAACGAAGAAGACGAAGATCCATCAAAAGATGATATTCATAAAGTAGGAACTGTAGCGCGTATTTTGCGTGTGCTTAAAATGCCTGACGGAAACGTTACGATTATTCTTCAAGGTAAAAAACGCTTCGAAATTGACGAAGTTGTTGCTGAAGAGCCTTATATGACAGCAACAATTAAAGAAGTTGCCGAAGACCGTCCAGATGAAAATGATACTGAGTTTACAGCGATTTTAGATTCAGTAAAAGAATTGGCAATTCAAATTATAAAAGAAAGTCCAAATATTCCTTCTGAAGCTACTTTTGCGATTAAAAATATTGAAAGCCAGTCATTTTTAATCAACTTCGTTTCTTCTAACATGAATTTATCTGTAAAAGAAAAACAAGGTCTTTTATCGATAAATGGATTAAAAGAACGCGCTTTGGAGACTTTGCGTTATATGAATGTTGAACTTCAAAAATTAGAATTGAAGAATGACATTCAGTCAAAAGTTCGTTTTGATTTAGATCAGCAGCAAAGAGAATATTTCCTTCACCAGCAAATGAAAACCATTCAGGAAGAATTGGGTGGTGTTTCTCAGGAAGAGGAAATGGACGAAATGGGGCAGAAGGCGAAAACTAAAAAATGGGATGAGAAAACTCAGAAACATTTTGAAAAGGAATTGTCTAAAATGCGTCGTATGAATCCGCAATCTCCTGATTTTGGAATTCAAAGAAATTACTTAGAGTTGTTTTTAGAATTGCCTTGGGGCGAATATTCTAAAGATAAATTCGATTTAAAGCATGCACAAAAAGTTTTAGATAAAGATCATTTTGGACTTGATGAAGTTAAGAAAAGAATGATTGAGCATTTGGCAGTTTTGAAATTGCGAAATGACATGAAATCACCAATTATATGTTTAACTGGGCCTCCAGGAGTTGGTAAAACTTCTATTGGGCGTTCTGTGGCAGAAGCATTAGGCCGTGAATATGTTCGTATTTCTTTAGGAGGTTTACGTGATGAAGCGGAAATTCGCGGTCATAGAAAAACGTATATCGGAGCGATGCCAGGACGTATCATTCAGAGCTTGAAAAAGGCAGGAACATCAAATCCTGTGTTTATCCTAGATGAGATTGATAAACTTTCAAACGGAAATAGTGGTGATCCATCTTCTGCTTTATTAGAGGTTTTAGATCCAGAGCAAAACAATGCTTTCTACGATAACTTCCTTGAAATGGGGTATGATTTATCTAAAGTAATGTTTATTGCGACTTCAAATAATATGTCAGCGATTCAGCCTGCTTTACGTGACAGAATGGAAGTGATTAAAATGTCAGGTTATACCATTGAAGAAAAAGTTGAAATTGCTAAAAGACATTTATTTACGAAACAACTGGAAGCTCACGGTTTAACTGCAAAAGATTTGACTATTGGCAAAAAACAATTAGAAAAAATCATTGAAGGTTATACAAGAGAATCTGGTGTTCGTAACTTAGAAACTAAGATTGCTCAAGTTATCAGAAATGCAGCAAAATCTGTTGCAATGGAAGAAGAGTACAACAAAAAAGTTACAGATGAAGATGTTGTAGCAATTTTAGGGGTACCAAGATTAGAGCGTGATAAATACGAAAACAATGATGTTGCTGGTGTGGTAACTGGTTTAGCTTGGACAAGTGTTGGAGGAGATATTCTGTTTATTGAATCTTTGATTTCTGAAGGAAAAGGTTCGTTGACTATTACAGGAAATCTTGGAACTGTAATGAAAGAATCTGCTACAATTGCTTTAGAATACATAAAAGCAAACGCTAAGAAATTGGGCATTAGTACAGAATTATTTCAAAAATATAACATTCACTTACACGTGCCAGAAGGAGCAACTCCAAAGGATGGGCCAAGTGCTGGTATTGCAATGCTTACTTCATTGGTTTCTCTTTTAACTCAGAGAAAAGTGAAGAAAAGTCTGGCGATGACAGGAGAAATCACTTTACGAGGAAAAGTACTTCCAGTTGGCGGAATCAAAGAGAAAATCTTAGCTGCCAAAAGAGCTGGGATTAAAGAAATTATTCTTTGCCACGAAAACAAAAGTGATATTGATGAAATAAAAGCTGAATACTTAGAAGGTCTTTCTTTTCATTATGTAAAAGAAATGAGTGAAGTTCTAGCAATCGCTTTGACTGATCAAAAAGTTAAAAACGCAAAAGATTTGAAATAA
- a CDS encoding MFS transporter has translation MKNLQKGDKKLLNAWAFYDWANSVYTLTIASAVFPIFYEALFSDRDHYIDVFGMHLKNSALISFITAAAFLVVSFISPLLSGIADYVGNKKSFMKFFCYMGALSCMGLYWFDLENIYVGLAFYFLGLLGYWGSLVFYNSYLPDIAFEEQQDRISAKGYSLGYIGSVILLIINLAMIMKPKIFGISGTEGEAAMKAMRYSFVMVGVWWILFSQYTYYYLPKGSKETGQKLTKSVVFNGFKELRKVWGLLQENIPLKRYLGGFFVSSMAVQTVMLVATYFGAQEIQWETKEQSTIGLIICILIIQLVAVVGAVLTSRASEKFGNVPTLIFINAIWAVFCALAYFITLPTHFYVMATVAGFVMGGIQALSRSTYSKLLPETEDTASFFSFYDVAEKIGIVIGMCVYGIIDQITGSPRAAIVILAIFFVTSIFLLRRVHRKDVSN, from the coding sequence ATGAAAAACCTACAAAAAGGAGATAAGAAGCTTTTAAATGCTTGGGCATTTTATGACTGGGCCAATTCAGTTTATACTTTGACGATTGCTTCTGCTGTGTTTCCAATTTTTTATGAAGCTTTATTCAGTGATCGTGATCATTATATCGATGTTTTTGGAATGCATCTTAAAAACTCTGCCTTAATTAGTTTTATTACCGCTGCGGCGTTTTTAGTAGTTTCTTTTATTTCTCCTTTATTGTCTGGAATTGCCGATTATGTGGGGAATAAAAAATCATTTATGAAGTTTTTCTGTTACATGGGAGCTTTATCATGCATGGGATTATATTGGTTTGATCTTGAAAATATTTATGTCGGATTAGCATTCTATTTCCTTGGATTATTAGGGTACTGGGGAAGTTTGGTTTTTTATAATTCATACTTGCCAGATATTGCTTTTGAAGAACAGCAAGACAGAATAAGTGCAAAAGGGTATTCTTTAGGATATATAGGAAGTGTTATTTTGTTAATCATCAATTTAGCAATGATAATGAAACCAAAAATCTTCGGAATATCAGGCACTGAAGGGGAAGCTGCAATGAAAGCAATGCGCTATTCTTTTGTAATGGTTGGAGTTTGGTGGATTTTATTCAGCCAATACACTTATTATTATTTGCCAAAAGGAAGTAAAGAAACAGGGCAGAAATTAACAAAATCTGTTGTGTTTAACGGTTTTAAAGAGTTAAGAAAGGTTTGGGGTTTACTGCAGGAGAATATTCCATTAAAACGTTATTTAGGAGGTTTTTTTGTTTCTAGTATGGCTGTTCAGACTGTAATGCTTGTAGCAACTTATTTTGGAGCTCAAGAAATTCAATGGGAAACAAAAGAGCAAAGTACGATTGGTTTGATTATTTGTATTTTAATAATTCAATTAGTAGCTGTTGTGGGTGCGGTTTTAACTTCAAGAGCTTCTGAAAAGTTTGGCAACGTTCCAACTTTGATTTTTATCAACGCGATTTGGGCAGTTTTCTGTGCTTTAGCCTACTTTATAACATTGCCAACGCATTTTTATGTAATGGCAACAGTTGCTGGGTTTGTTATGGGAGGAATTCAAGCATTATCTCGTTCGACATATTCAAAATTATTGCCTGAAACAGAAGATACGGCATCATTTTTTAGTTTTTATGATGTAGCAGAAAAAATCGGAATCGTAATCGGAATGTGTGTTTACGGAATCATTGATCAGATTACAGGCAGCCCACGTGCGGCGATTGTAATTTTAGCAATATTCTTTGTAACGTCAATTTTCCTTTTAAGAAGAGTACATAGAAAAGACGTTTCAAATTAA
- a CDS encoding RNA polymerase sigma factor produces MSINNQNIEELIALCKSNNQKAQFEIYNRYCKAMYNVAFRIVKDEHFAHDVMQEGFLKAFTKINDYKQEVAFGAWLKKIIINYSIDFYKKNNSFHVEDLSKQLYKIEENDGIISENIDLNSLKVKQVLDTILQLKDNYRMVLTLFYIEGYDQEEICEILNITYANCRTTLSRAKDSLRKNLEEI; encoded by the coding sequence TTGAGTATAAACAACCAAAATATCGAAGAACTGATTGCGCTTTGCAAAAGCAATAATCAAAAAGCGCAATTTGAAATATACAATCGCTATTGTAAGGCGATGTATAACGTGGCTTTTCGTATTGTAAAAGATGAACATTTTGCACACGACGTCATGCAGGAAGGTTTCTTAAAGGCTTTTACAAAAATCAATGACTATAAACAAGAAGTGGCTTTTGGAGCATGGTTAAAAAAAATAATCATCAATTATAGCATCGATTTTTACAAGAAAAACAACTCATTTCACGTAGAAGACTTAAGTAAACAGCTTTATAAAATCGAAGAAAACGACGGAATTATTTCTGAAAACATTGACTTAAACTCTCTAAAAGTAAAACAGGTTTTAGATACTATTCTGCAGCTGAAAGATAATTACAGAATGGTGCTGACACTTTTTTATATAGAAGGTTATGATCAAGAAGAGATCTGCGAAATTTTAAACATCACATACGCAAATTGCAGAACGACTTTGAGCAGAGCCAAAGATAGTTTGAGAAAAAATTTGGAAGAGATATAA
- a CDS encoding anti-sigma factor, producing MKNEKDNLEELFNRFENQWDIQELNPDHQMDFLQKLNKKEPKKRYWFVTAIAASIVLMLGISLFYKNEKPKEFKFASKETKRTDSIFNILIDNELVKLKEKNSPENQQIIDDAMKQMKTFDADYQKIINELQKNGENKQIIYAMISNLQTRISFLQTVLKRIEDNEKLKNTSNEKTL from the coding sequence ATGAAAAATGAAAAAGACAACTTAGAAGAATTATTTAACAGATTTGAAAACCAATGGGATATTCAGGAGTTAAATCCGGATCATCAGATGGATTTTCTTCAAAAACTAAACAAAAAAGAGCCTAAGAAACGATATTGGTTCGTAACTGCTATTGCCGCTTCGATTGTATTGATGCTTGGAATATCTCTTTTTTATAAAAATGAAAAACCAAAAGAATTCAAATTTGCTTCTAAAGAAACTAAACGTACCGATTCTATTTTTAATATTCTAATTGATAATGAACTGGTTAAGCTGAAAGAGAAAAATTCGCCAGAAAATCAGCAGATTATTGATGATGCAATGAAACAGATGAAAACTTTCGATGCTGATTATCAAAAAATCATCAATGAATTGCAAAAAAATGGAGAAAACAAACAGATTATTTATGCAATGATCAGCAATCTCCAAACGCGTATTTCTTTCTTACAAACCGTTTTGAAAAGAATTGAAGACAATGAAAAACTAAAAAACACCTCTAATGAAAAAACACTATAA
- the cmk gene encoding (d)CMP kinase: MKKITIAIDGFSSTGKSTLAKQLAKELEYVYVDTGAMYRAVAYFAMRHNLIGADFFKKEALIEALTDIKLEFKFNAELGFAEMYLNGENVEKQIRTIEVSNFVSTVAAVSEVRAKLVEQQQEMGKNKAIVMDGRDIGTVVFPNAELKIFMTASAETRAQRRFDELQQKGDNVSYEEVLKNVVDRDYMDTHREDSPLVIADDAIEIDNSYLNKEEQFAAVLELVNDVVKTI; this comes from the coding sequence TTGAAAAAAATTACCATTGCTATCGACGGATTTTCATCTACGGGAAAAAGTACTCTTGCAAAACAATTGGCAAAAGAGCTAGAATATGTTTACGTAGATACAGGAGCGATGTATCGTGCTGTTGCGTATTTTGCTATGCGGCATAATTTGATTGGAGCTGATTTTTTTAAAAAAGAAGCTTTGATTGAAGCATTAACAGATATTAAACTTGAATTTAAATTTAATGCTGAATTAGGTTTTGCAGAAATGTATCTAAATGGAGAAAATGTGGAGAAACAAATTAGAACTATTGAAGTTTCTAATTTTGTTAGTACTGTGGCGGCAGTTTCTGAAGTTCGTGCCAAGTTGGTAGAGCAACAGCAGGAAATGGGAAAAAACAAAGCCATTGTAATGGACGGTCGTGATATTGGTACTGTAGTTTTTCCTAATGCGGAACTTAAAATCTTCATGACAGCAAGTGCTGAAACTCGTGCTCAAAGACGTTTTGATGAGTTACAGCAAAAGGGTGATAATGTTTCTTATGAAGAAGTTCTAAAAAATGTTGTAGATAGAGATTATATGGATACACACCGCGAAGATTCTCCTTTGGTAATTGCTGATGATGCAATAGAAATTGATAATTCTTACTTAAATAAAGAAGAACAATTTGCAGCTGTTTTAGAATTAGTGAATGATGTTGTTAAAACAATATAA
- a CDS encoding M48 family metallopeptidase: MKKYVFLGVFGALMMGCATNPITGKQNLNFVSNSELFPSSFQQYSQFLTENKVITGTADAKLVETVGFKIKAAAEKYLNYLGQTQYLKDYRWEYKLVDNKEVNAWCLPGGKIVVYSGILPITQNESGLATVMGHEVSHALANHGAQRMSAAQLQQIGGAALGAATSGKSEATQQIFAQAYGIGSEVGVMLPFSRSNESEADKIGLTLMAIAGYNPDDAVAFWSRMAAKSGGASTPEFMSTHPSDATRIANIKALIPEAKAIALKVGTIK; encoded by the coding sequence AACAAATCCAATTACAGGGAAACAAAACTTGAATTTTGTTTCGAATAGCGAATTGTTTCCATCTTCTTTTCAGCAATACAGCCAGTTTTTAACTGAGAATAAAGTTATTACGGGAACAGCAGATGCAAAACTTGTGGAAACAGTAGGGTTTAAGATCAAGGCAGCTGCAGAAAAATATTTAAATTATTTAGGTCAGACGCAATACTTAAAAGATTATCGCTGGGAGTATAAATTGGTCGATAATAAGGAAGTAAATGCTTGGTGTCTTCCTGGTGGTAAAATTGTAGTGTATTCTGGAATTTTGCCAATTACGCAAAATGAATCTGGTTTGGCAACGGTAATGGGGCATGAAGTTTCTCATGCTTTAGCAAATCACGGTGCGCAAAGAATGTCTGCAGCACAATTGCAACAAATTGGCGGAGCAGCACTAGGAGCAGCAACAAGCGGAAAATCTGAAGCAACACAGCAGATATTTGCACAAGCTTACGGAATTGGTTCTGAGGTTGGAGTTATGCTCCCATTCAGCAGAAGCAATGAAAGTGAAGCTGACAAGATTGGTTTGACTTTGATGGCAATTGCAGGTTACAATCCAGATGATGCTGTTGCTTTCTGGAGCAGAATGGCGGCTAAATCTGGAGGGGCTTCTACACCTGAATTTATGAGTACGCACCCTTCTGATGCTACAAGGATTGCTAATATTAAAGCCTTAATTCCAGAAGCAAAAGCTATTGCGCTTAAAGTTGGAACGATAAAATAA
- a CDS encoding murein L,D-transpeptidase catalytic domain-containing protein, with product MKKVIIICLFALVILVGYFIVSDKNKVDLLASDYKRVETHVADIKKLIHANTKYNDKIAFFIDMKISSGKNRFFVYDLKADKIIDKGLVAHGSGSETGKEGKLRFSNIPNSLSTSLGRYSIGNHYYGKFGKAYRLYGLDETNNNAFKRDIVFHYYYDVPYEEKDGYICNSHGCPMVNKKYFERIARLIDGSKSDILMSIYY from the coding sequence ATGAAAAAAGTAATTATCATATGTCTTTTTGCTCTTGTGATTTTAGTAGGGTATTTTATAGTTTCGGATAAAAATAAAGTTGATTTGCTAGCTTCTGACTATAAAAGAGTTGAAACTCATGTTGCCGATATTAAAAAGCTAATTCATGCGAATACGAAATACAATGATAAAATTGCTTTTTTTATAGATATGAAGATTTCTTCGGGTAAGAATCGCTTTTTTGTTTATGATTTAAAAGCAGATAAAATTATAGACAAAGGTTTGGTTGCACACGGTTCTGGTTCTGAAACCGGCAAAGAAGGAAAACTTCGCTTTAGCAACATTCCAAATTCATTAAGCACTTCATTAGGAAGATATTCTATCGGAAATCATTATTACGGAAAGTTTGGAAAGGCATATAGGTTGTATGGGTTAGATGAGACAAATAATAATGCTTTCAAACGAGATATTGTTTTTCATTACTATTATGATGTTCCATATGAAGAGAAAGATGGCTACATTTGCAATAGCCATGGCTGTCCTATGGTTAATAAGAAATACTTTGAAAGAATAGCTCGATTAATTGATGGTTCCAAATCGGATATTTTAATGAGTATTTATTATTAG